Part of the Kordiimonas pumila genome is shown below.
TTTGAAAAGGGCGGTCAATTGAAGGAATAATTCTGGCAATCCAGCCACCTATAACGAGGTCTGTTACGAGGGCTGCACCAATTAGGCCCAGCCAGTGTATCAGGGCCGGGCCGCTATTGATGAATAGGTAAAAGATATCGCTCAGAATGTTAATATGTTGCCCCCGCATCCTGTAGCAGCTTAATAAGCCGTCGGTTTCGGTTCAGCTTGGCATATTCAAGCGCTGTTTTGCCGGTCAAGTCTTGAACATTCGGGTCACTGCCACCCTCAAGGAGCGCTTGCGCGGCTTCAAATTTGCGACCACGCACGGCTTTCATCAGCGCCGTTTCCTGCCCGATGTCGGCCCGGTTTGGATCAGCCCCGTAGGAAAGTAGCATTTTAATGGCGTCGACATCACCGACAACGGCTCGCTTCATCAGAGCTGTTTCACCGCGCAGTCTGTCGGCCATATCAGGGTTTGCGCTACCATCAAGCAGCAGTTTCATGATCTTGAGGTTTCCTTCAACAGCGGCAATAAGGATAGCTGGATAACCATCACTGCGATTGCGCGTATTAGGGGAAACACCTTCGCCCAGCAGCTTGTTTAGTTCTTCTGCGTCACCCTTTTCAACAGCTTGCAAAAGGTCGAGCTGTGGTGACGCATTGGCGGCAGTTGAGACAGGTAGAATTGCAATAGCTGCAAATAAAGCGAGAATTATACCTCGAAAGAGTAACATGTAGGCTCCCGTTACGTTATAAATTGTCATTGCCAAGTGTAAATGACAGTGACATCTGCTTGTCATATTTCTATAACTATTTCTATAGCTACTTCAAGATTACACCTATTATACTACGCTATGGAAGGGGCATACCCTTCACACTTTGGAGAGATTGATGAAACTTGTCAGGCTGTTTGCTTGGATTGTCGTTTTACTGATAGGCGTTTTAATGGCGTATCGGTTTATCGGAATGGGCCCAAACACGGCGTCAGGCCCGGGTGGACCCTTTACATTAACGGCTCATACCGGTGAAAAAGTGTCAGATACCGATTTTCGAGGTCGCTATATGCTTATTTATTTTGGCTATAGCTATTGCCCGGACGTGTGCCCGCTTGAGCTTCACAAAATGTCGACAGCGCTCGATATTCTGGAAGATGAAGGGTACGATATAACCCCGTTGCAGCCTATATTTATTACGGTTGACCCTGAACGGGATACGGTGCCGGAACTGGCTGATTATGTGCAGGACTTTCACCCAAGTCTTGTAGCCTTAACTGGTACACCGCAGGAAATTGCGACTGTCGCCAAAACTTTTAGGGTGTATTACAAAAAGCGTGTTCAGGAAGGCGTTAGTGGCTATCTGATGGACCATCAATCCTATATTTTGGTGATGGATAAAGACGGTAAATATAACCGCCTGTTTACCGGTAAAGACACACCGCAGGATATGGCAGACACATTCAAGCCAGTGCTTGAAAAAGTAACAAGCGACGATAAGTGATGGCATTTTGGAAAGAAAAATCTCTGGATGAAATGACCCACGCAGAATGGGAATCGCTTTGCGATGGTTGCGGCAAGTGTTGCCTGCATAAATTGGAAGATGAAGATACAGGCGATATTCACCACACAGATATAGCATGCCGGTTTTTAAGCCCTGATACGTTGAAGTGCGGCAAATATCTGGTGCGCCAACGCTATGTTGGGAACTGTGTGGTTATGAGCCCCGAGATTTTATCTAAGCTGCCGTGGATGCCAAGTACCTGTGCCTACAGGTTACTATACGAAGGTAAAGACCTATATGATTGGCACCCGCTTGTAAGTGGGGATCCGCAGTCTGTGCATAGCTCCGGTAATTCCATTAAAGGGCGCAGTGTAGACGAGCGGGTCGCCGGTGACTTTGAAGACCATTTGGTAGATTGGCCAGCCTAAAAGGGGCAAGCATGGGTGCAGACTACACCATAAATCTTGACGGTGAGACTGTTCCCGTAAAGATTCGCAGAAATGTAAGGGCCAAAAAGCTTATTCTGCGAGTTAGTCAGGCGACAGGCGAAATAAAACTAACCTTGCCGCCTTTTACCAGTATTCGCGCAGCCGAACGTTTCATAAGTGAGCATACAGCATGGCTCAGCACCCAGTGGTCAGCCGCCAGCCCGCCGCCGCCGCTTGCGCACGGGGACAGCTTGCCCTTCCTTGGGGAGGCGCAAACCTTACTCTTTACCGATAGGGCGCCGCGTACAGTCAAGCACCTAGATGAAACGATCAGTGTTGGTGGACCGGCTGACCTTGCGGGGAAAAGGCTGGAAAACTGGTTGAAGCGCCAAGCGAGAGATATACTAATGGAACGCGCTACATATCACGCTGCTACACTGGGTGTTTCGTTTCGTACGATCAGCATTGGCGATATGAAAAGCCGTTGGGGCAGTTGTTCTTCCAGTGGCATGCTTAGGTTCAACTGGCGGCTTGTGATGGCGCCGTTTGAGGTGCTGGATTATGTAGCAGCGCACGAGGTAGCCCATCTCTGTGAAATGAACCATTCAGACAAATTTTGGCAGCATGTGGCCACCTGTATGCCTGATCATAAAATTTGGCGGCGCTGGTTAAAGCGCGACGGCAATAGCCTGTTCAAAATAAACTTTTAAGAGGCCGCTGGCCTGAAAAATAAGCCCTGCCGCAAACTGGCAGCAATACGCCCGGCCTTTTCAATGGCTTTTGCAGCAAGCGTGGGTGTCAGGCATTTGTGAGCAGAGGGTTCAAAAATTGAAAGCCAGATGTCAAAATGGCTATCTTGAAGACGTTCAAGCTTTGTATGTACTAAAAACGGGTTCCCTTTATAGGCAGGTACACCGTATAGCACTGTCATCCAGAAATCGGTCAGGATTTCAAAGTGCGTATCCCAGTGGTCACCAATAGCATCATCAAAAATAGGGCCAATACTAACGTCTTTGCGCACAGTAGTATAAAAGTCCTCCACAAAACTGCGGATCAGGTGCCTGTCGGCGTGCGGGGTATGTGTAACTTTGGTTTCCATATTTATTAGATAAGCGTGCTTTCTATATTCTGCAATATCGCTGCGACACTTTGCCTGCATGTAAATACTAGTTAAAAATACGCTCAAAAAAGCCTTTTTTCTTTTTTGGTTTATCTTTTTCAAGCCCGTAAGGGTCTTGCTCAGATGCAGTATTATAAACCCCGGCATCTGCCAGTAATGGCCGTACAGGCTGGCCAACATGGGCTTCCAGCATAAAATCTGCCCATATGCGGGCTGGCAAGCCGCCGCCTGTTACATAACTCATGGGGGTGCCGTTATCATTGCCTACCCAGACGGCGGCGGTTATATCGCTTGTAAAGCCTACAAAAACAGCATCGCGGTTGTCTTGCGAGGTCCCTGTTTTTCCGGCGGCGGGCCTGTCTATGGCAGCATTTTTACCAGAGCCCCATACAACCACGGACGACAGCATGTCTGTCATATCTTTAACAACAGGGTAGGCCAACACTGGTACAGGCGGCACGGGGGTGCGGCGGTATAGAACTTCGCCTTCCAGCGATGTTATTTCAATAATGCTATATGTAGGGGCGCGGTGGCCGCCATTTGCAAGGGCGGCGTAACTGCTGGCCAAATCGATCAGTTTCACTTCTTCTGTGCCAAGCGGCAAGCTTGCGACCGGCATAACGTTTGTGGTTATACCCATGCGTTTTGCCATATTTGCCACGCGCTCGCGGCCTACTTCTTCATCAATTTCAATGGCAATGGTGTTAATGGATTTTGCGAAGGCTTCCCGCACTGTCATTTCACCCCCAAAAGTGCCGCTATAGTTTTTGGGCGACCACCCCTCTACCGTGATGGGTTTATCGGTATATCTGTCGCTTGGCTTTATGCCGGTTTCAAGGGCTGTTAGGTAGGTAAAGAGTTTGAAGGCAGAGCCCGGTTGACGTTTTGCTTGTACCGCACGGTTAAACTGGGTTTTGCCGTAGTCGCTGCCACCGATCATGGCGCGCACGGCACCGTCATGCTCAAGGGCAACAAGGGCACCCTCCGTTGCTTTGTGTTTTTTACCTTCGCCAGTTAGGCCGCGGTCCATTGCCATGGCGGCCGCGCGCTGTACGCCCGGGTCAAGTGTTGAATATATAATCATGGACTTTGCCCGGCTGGTAGGCACCAGTGTGCGGGCTTCGCTTTCAACCCAGTCCGTAAAAAACCGAACGTCCCGCCCTACGGCAGAAGCTTTTATTATAGGGGGCTGTTCTTTCACCTTGATAGCAACCGATGGTGTAAGGCTGCCGGTCTCCACCATAGCAGATAGCACAACCTGTGCCCGTTCCCACGCGCCTTCGGGGTTAATATGAGGCGCATACCGGGTGGGTGCTTTCACAAGGCCTGCCAAAATAGCGGCTTCAGCGATTGAAAGCTCATGGGCCGAATGGCCATAATATTTTCTGGAAGCGGCATCAATGCCGTAGGTGCCGCCGCCAAAATACACTCTGTTTAAATAGAGGGTCAGGATTTGGTTTTTGGTAAACTTTTGTTCCAGCCAGAATGCCAGCAACAGTTCCTGCGCTTTTCTTTTAAGTGTACGCTCGTTTGATAAAAACAGGTTTTTTGCCAGCTGCTGCGTAATGGTGCTGCCGCCGGCACGCACGTTCCCCGCTTTAAGGTTTGATAAAACCGCCCGCCCAAGACCGCGTATATCAATGCCGCTATGCGCATAAAAATGCCTGTCTTCAACAGCGAGAAATGCCTGAATAAGCGAATCTGGTACTTCAGAGTATGATATCCACTGGCCGTATGTTGGGCCATTTCTAACTAGTGTCGCACCGTTTGCGGCCTTTACAATAACCGCTATATCTGTTGCGCCAGGCTGAGGCGGGTTGTCCAAATCTGGTAAATCGAGGGACAGGTAGCCCAAAAGCACAACACCCGCGATAAAGCCCCATACAGCTGCCGCGGCGCTGTAATATAGAATTTTAACCGGCATAGATTTGCGACCCACCGCCTTTTTAACGTCGGCGGCGGGGGCGCTTTTCTTTTTTTGCACAGGCTTTTTCTTGTTGCTGACAGATTTTTTCAAAACTTACCTCATTTATTTGGTATGCTCATATCATGATGGACAATTATGGCAAAGGCAGGAAGAAAATTGCTTGACCTTTGATGCCGTAATCACCACATGGTATCTAAATCAAGAAGGATTTAGTCATGTTTATCGAAACTGAAGCAACACCAAACCCAGACACCCTTAAATTCCTGCCCGGAAAAACGGTTCTGGAAACAGGAACAGCAAACTTTACAGACCCTGACGCGGCCGAGGTTTCACCGCTTGCAAGTTCTATGTTTGCCCAAAGCGGTGTTTCGGGTGTTTTCCTAGGGCATGATTTTGTCACGATCACAAAAGCAACTGAGCTTGAGTGGTCTAGCCTGAAGCCACAAGTGCTTGCAGGGCTGATGCAGTTTTTTGCCTCTGGTGCGCCGGTCATTAAGGAAGGCGCGGCATTGGCAGAAGCGCGTGTTGATGAAAACGAAGAAGACGCAGATATTATTGACCAGATCAAAACCCTGCTGGATGAAAAAATTCGCCCGGCTGTTGCAGGTGATGGCGGCGATATAATATATCGTGGCTTCAAAGAAGGCGTGGTTTACCTTCAAATGCAGGGCGCATGCTCTGGTTGCCCAAGCTCTACGATCACTCTTAAAAACGGCATTGAAAACCTGTTGAAATATTATGTGCCAGAAGTTGTTGATGTGCGCGCTGTTGATTAAGGCAAAGCTTTAATCGCGGTCACCGCCCGGCACCATAAAAAAACGGCCAAACCAGTACCAGCGACCAGCGCCCGCGGGCATGGTGCAATTGATCCGGTTTCTGCCTTTTGGGAAGGGCTCGGTGAAGCGTACCTCAACACGGTTTGGTTGCGGCCTTAATAATGTGGCGGGCTCCCCCAAATGGCTGGGGTAACAGCTAAGTGCTGATAACCCTTTTACGGATGGATCAACCGTAAAGCCAAACACGGGTGGGTTTCTGTCTGTGGGTACAAGCGACCCTGAAGGCACAATGTCACTTACAGGCAAAGCTATTGCTTCTGTAATCAGCTTGAAGCGGCCTTCATCACCGTAACGTTCGTTAACCGGAAAACGGGGTAAGGCATACATGTCTTCATGGGCGGCTATTGGGCCAGAAAACTGCGCAAAGGCTGCTGTGAAGCCTGCGTCCTTAATCATCTCTTTCATGGCAGTGCTATATTCACCGTAAGGGTATGCAAACAAAGCAGGTACTGATCCCAGTTCTTCGCGAAATCTTTTACTTGCGCGGGCAATGTCTGCTTTTGATGCTTCAACGCCGTCGTGCACCATATGTAAGTGCGAAGCAGAATGATGGCCTATTTCTACCCCATCTGCTTTTATGGCGCGTATACTGTCCCACGTCATATAATTGCTGTGCTCTTCGTCAATTGGATCAGTCGAAACAAACAGCGTCATGGGAATACCGGCAGCTTTTAGAAGCGGCCAGCCTTTATCAAAAACTGATTTGTAAGCGTCATCAACGGTAATAACGATAGTACGAGCGGGAAAGTCCTGCCTGTTTTGAATGTGCTGCGCCGCGTCTGACAGGCTCATGAAATGATAGCCACCCTGCTTAAGCAGGCGGATATGGTTTTCTAGCTGTTCAAGGCGAATGTTGGTGGATGGATATTCATCTTCACCAAATCGGTGATACAGTAAAACGATGGCAGACGGGTCTGCAACCGCCGTTTGGGCCATAAATAAGAGGCTTAAAGTCGCCAGAAGAATATTATGAATGTAGCCTAGTGTCTGTTTCATGCTTATAGTCTTGCATCGTTTTGAGCGTGTTAGCAAGGGCACCATGACACGCCTTGAGGGCAATTTCTATTTGAACGGTAAATCAGAGGAACTATGGAATGATGAAACAATTGAACGATGCGGCGCTGGACCAGCTTTTTAGAGCAGCACGAACCATTAATGTCTGGCAGGATAAACCTGTAACCGATAGCCAGATTAATGCTTTGTATGACCTTGCTAAAATGGGCCCGACAAGTGTGAACTGCTGCCCCGCGCGCTTTTATTTCGTGAAATCTGATGCAGCAAAAAACCGCCTTAAACCTTATCTGTCCCCCGGTAACGTGAATAAGGTCATGACAGCGCCTGTCACGGCTATCATTGCTAATGATACTGCGTTTGCTGATTATCTGCCAAAGCTGTTTCCCCATAACCCTGATGTAAAAAGCTGGTTTGCTGACCCGGCAGTTGCGGAAGATACCATAACACGTAACGCAACCCTGCAAGGGGCCTATCTGATTCTGGCTGCACGCAGTATGGGGCTTGGGTGCGGTCCAATGTCTGGCTTTGATAAAGCAGGTGTGGATAAGGAATTTTTTGCAGGTACCACGCTGAAATCAAACTTCATATGTTCGATTGGCTATGGCTCTGACGAGGGCTTGCATCCACGTGGCCCCCGGCTTGATTTTACTGAAGCTGCCAAAATTTTATAAAGTGATCGTGTGCATATTCTCTCAATAGACACCAGTGAAACCCAGTGCGCTGCAGCAATAGTGACCAGCTCGGGTGAAAGTGTGGCCAAAACCGAAGATATTGGCCGCGGGCACGCTGAACGCCTTTTGCCGATGGTTGATGAATTATTGGCACAGTGCGCCATAACATATGCAGACCTTGGCCGCATTGTTGTGGTGACAGGGCCGGGCACCTTTACAGGGCTACGGATCGGGCTTTCTGTTGCGCGCGGCCTTGCGGTGGCACTTGGCATACCGTGCGTTGGTATAACATCTTTAGCGGCTGTTGCTGCTAGGGCATACAGTGAAGGCGTGGAAGGTGTGGCCCACAGTATTATAAAAGGGCGTGCCGGGCAGGTGTTTCATCAGGCATACAGCGGGGTAGACGATACCGGTTTTCCGCTTTACCTTTCCAGCCCTGCCAATATGGACGCTGAAAAAGCAGCAGCGCTGGTTCAGGAAAACCACGGCATTGTCGTGGGTACAGGCGCAGACATGGTGTTGTTGCCTGAATCAGATACAGCGCTGTACATGCCGGGCATTATGGCGGATCCAGTTGTTTTGGCAAAAATTGGTGCGCTTCTGCCCCCAGACAGCTATCCGCCAGAGCCTGCGTATTACCGTGATGCCGATGCCGCCAAGGCGCGTCCTGCGTTTCTGGTGCAAACTGGCTCATGAAAGCTGCAGCCGATATACGGCTACTTAAGGCAGACGCTGATACGTGCTGTGCCCTTTCAGTATTACACGGGGCAGCTTTTGCACCGCAGGAGGAGAGGCAATGGACTGCGGATGAGTTTTTAGAGCTTATGCAAACCCCTAGCATATGGACTTATGGACTATACCTTGATCAGCTTGTTGCCGGTTTTTTAATGCTTCAGGTTGTAGCGGGAGAGGCAGAGATTATCACGATTGCGATGGATCCAAAATGGCACGGTCAAGGCTATGCCAAACATTTACTCAATTATTTGCATGCGCTGTGTTTGTCGCAGGGGATATCGAAAGTTTTTCTTGAGGTGCGGGAAGACAACTTAAAGGCAATTAAATTATATTCAAAAGCAGGTTTCGTAAAAAAAGGTGTTAGACAAGGGTATTATCAAAAACAGAAGGGCAAACCAGTGGATGCTTTGGTTTTTGCTTTAGTTATTGATAGTATAGGTAATAGTTAAAATTTTAATCGATTGTTTTTTTTACTTCTTTACTTGCACTGTTATTGCAATTAACTGTAGCGTGTCTATGCAGGAATGTTGGGCTGTAAGAGGAACGTCAGTATTCTTTGGAACATCATTTGAGTATGTAGAGCTTTCTACAATGGTGTGCCCTAGAGACTTGATTGAGCGGGCAAGCGAGTCGTTTGCTGGGGTATCTTCATACAGTATGTCAACCACTGCACTGTTTGTTTGCGCGTCCAGAAAAATTCTGGCTTTAACAAAGGCCATGGGACAATAAGTGCCGCGCAGGTCAAGGGTGTTAGGCGCAGTGGATGATGAAGTGCCGGAAGCTTCTTTTGTGGAGTGTGATGGCTTTGTTCTGTGCATTGGGTGCTGATCCGGGTTGTTTTCGGTTTTCTACCGCTTTTACAGGATGAAAGCAAAACCTGGATGGGGAAGTGTGATGCAGAAACAGCAGGGTTTGTTATAAAAGATGGAAAAAAAGCAGGTTGTGAGAGAAGAGTTGCTGGCTTTAACGGCTGACATTGTTGCTTCGCACGTTGCCAATAACAAAGTAGACCCGCAGGAGCTCCCTGTTCTGATCGAAAGCGTTTTTCATACGCTAACCGGTCTCCGAAAAGAGCCTGCAACAGCTGAAGACCAGCCAAAGCCGGCCGTGCCTATAAAAAAGTCAATCACCCCTGATTATATTGTCTGCCTTGAAGACGGTAAACAGCTCAAAATGCTGAAACGTCACTTGAAATCTCAGTATAATATGTCGCCGGACGAATACCGTGAACGCTGGGGTTTAGGCCCAGATTACCCTATGGTTGCCCCAAATTATGCTGATCAGCGCCGAATGCTGGCGAAAAAAATTGGCTTGGGGCGAAGCAGTAAAAAATAATCCTTTTTTTCTGTCCATTTGGGCCAAATACGATCTAATCTAAATCTGTTGCTTCTTTGAGTAGCCGCACGGCTTGCTCTTGAGTGATTACTGTGCCATCTTTCCCCCAATTGAAGCCTTAATTTGCACTACAGGAGTGTCTTAGCCATGATCGACAGCAATCCGTCAATTGAAGAAATGTGCCTGCAAAAAGGGATGCGGATGACAGATCAACGACGTGTGATTGCCAAGGTTCTGACAGAATCAGATGATCACCCTGATGTTGAAGAGGTTTATCGCCGGTCAACAGCTATTGATAACGGTATAAGCATTGCAACTGTGTACCGTACAGTGCGGCTCTTTGAGGATGCCGGTATTCTGGAAAGGCATGATTTCCGTGATGGTCGGTCACGTTATGAAACTGTAAGCGAAGAGCATCATGATCATTTAATTGATCTTGAGACAGGAGAAGTGCTTGAGTTTCATAATAGTGAAATAGAACGCCTGCAAGAAGAGATCGCAAAGAAAATGGGTTTCAAGCTTGTCGATCACCGCATGGAATTGTACGGCGTCCCCATTAAGAAATAGAGCGCCTTTATAGGGGGTTGGGGTTATGGACACTGAATATGCTGGTTTGAAGTCAAATTTTCAGACAGAAGGCTGGACACTTTTGGGGTTTGTAAGAATTTGCGCTATTATTTTGGTGTCAATCCCGCTGATCTCTGTACAGGTGATAATGGTGAAAGCTGCCAAACGCCGCTGGTGGCATTTTGCGGGGCTGTGGCACCGTACCACATGCCGAATTTTGGGCGTTGATATTCACGTGATCGGGCTTGAGAAACACACTGGCCCGGTTCTTTATGCCGCCAACCATATAAGCTGGCTTGATATATTGGTGCTAGGCGGGCTTCTTGATAATGCGAGTTTTATTGCGAAGGCTGAAATGGCTGGCTGGGGTTTGGTCGGGAAACTTTGTGCGCTGCATAAAACCATTTTTGTAAGGCGTGAAAGGCGGCTCGATAGTGCGCGCCAGCGCGATGAACTGGTAGCGCGGGTTCAGCAGGGCCATAGTCTTATTTTGTTTCCGGAAGGCACATCAACAGACGGTGTGCGCGTGGAAAATTTTAAATCATCGCTGTTTTCTGTTGCCGAGCGGGCTGATGCTGCCTCAGGCCACAGGCTTGTCATTCAGCCGGTGACCCTTGCTTACACCGAAACAAATGGCATGCCGCTTGTACGTAGCCGCCGGCCAAGTGTGGCATGGCTTGGCGATGTTGAACTATTTGAACATTTGCGGCAGTTTTTGGGCTTAGCGCGTACGTCTGTGACGCTTGAGTTTCATGCTCCGATTTCTCTTGTTGAGGCTGGTTCCCGCAAGGAATTGGCCCGGTACTGTGAAGATCAGGTGCGTGCGGGGCTTGAGCGCGCCCATCGTTCAGAGGTGCGGTTTGGCCCGCAGCCGGGAATATATTTGCCTGCTCCCGCGGAACAGCAGGCGTGATATTCTGATATAGAAATTAGCTGTTTTCTTGACTCCTGACAAACCGGTGCTAGTCTCCGGCACCTTTTTAAAGCTATTGTTGGCATTGTGTCTGTTGAGTGTCTTTGGAAAAGGACAGGAGTTACCCGTTGAGCAAAAAAGTTTTTGTAAAAACCTATGGCTGCCAAATGAATGTGTATGACAGCAATCGCATGGTCAATACACTGAAGCCACATGGGTATGAAGTAACCGATACGGCTGATGAGGCTGATCTGGTTATTCTGAACACCTGCCATATTCGCGAAAAAGCGGCTGAAAAGGTTTATTCGGAAATTGGCCGACTAAAGCAAACAAAAATGGATAAAGCTGCCACGGGCAAGGACATGTATATTGCCATTGCCGGGTGTGTAGCGCAGGCCGAAGGCGCTGAAATGATGCGGCGTGCCCCTGCTGTTGATATGGTACTTGGGCCGCAAACATACCACCGTTTGCCTGAAATGCTGGCGTCAGCTGCTATGCAGCGTGCCGATGGCCGCACCAGTAGCCGGGTGTTGGACACTGAGTTTCCAATTGATACAAAATTTGATCATTTGCCTGAAGAAAGCGATTTTGAAAGCGCGGCAGCGTTTCTCACCATTCAGGAAGGCTGTGATAAATTCTGTGCATTTTGTGTGGTGCCCTATACGCGCGGCGCTGAATATAGCAGGCCTGTTGCGGATATTATCGCAGAAGCAAAGCGCATGGCAGCGGGGGGTGTTATTGAAATTACCCTGCTTGGCCAGAATGTGAATGCCTATCACGGTTTGCTTGAAAATGGCGAAACCGCAGGGCTTGGTTTTCTGATCCGCGAAGTGGCCAAAATTGAAGGTATTAGCCGTATCCGTTACACCACATCGCACCCGCGCGATATGGAGGAA
Proteins encoded:
- a CDS encoding lysophospholipid acyltransferase family protein, giving the protein MDTEYAGLKSNFQTEGWTLLGFVRICAIILVSIPLISVQVIMVKAAKRRWWHFAGLWHRTTCRILGVDIHVIGLEKHTGPVLYAANHISWLDILVLGGLLDNASFIAKAEMAGWGLVGKLCALHKTIFVRRERRLDSARQRDELVARVQQGHSLILFPEGTSTDGVRVENFKSSLFSVAERADAASGHRLVIQPVTLAYTETNGMPLVRSRRPSVAWLGDVELFEHLRQFLGLARTSVTLEFHAPISLVEAGSRKELARYCEDQVRAGLERAHRSEVRFGPQPGIYLPAPAEQQA
- the miaB gene encoding tRNA (N6-isopentenyl adenosine(37)-C2)-methylthiotransferase MiaB, with protein sequence MSKKVFVKTYGCQMNVYDSNRMVNTLKPHGYEVTDTADEADLVILNTCHIREKAAEKVYSEIGRLKQTKMDKAATGKDMYIAIAGCVAQAEGAEMMRRAPAVDMVLGPQTYHRLPEMLASAAMQRADGRTSSRVLDTEFPIDTKFDHLPEESDFESAAAFLTIQEGCDKFCAFCVVPYTRGAEYSRPVADIIAEAKRMAAGGVIEITLLGQNVNAYHGLLENGETAGLGFLIREVAKIEGISRIRYTTSHPRDMEEDLILAHRDVPECMPYLHLPVQSGSDNILAAMNRKHTRDEYFTMIDRLRAVKPDLALSSDFIVGFPGETDEDFEATLDLVRRVKYAQAYSFKYSARPGTPASTIEEQVPEDVKTERLYRLQALLNEHQQEFNEKTLGTEMDVLLEREGKLPGQLIGRSPYLQAVHVDLTKANNQLAADADKPYTHFMGSLVRVKIVEAGPNSLKGELVGVLRQQVGHGH